One Moorella sp. E308F genomic region harbors:
- a CDS encoding ABC transporter ATP-binding protein: protein MSATQPLIRLSGVSKGYPGFQLQDINLELPPGCILGFAGPNGAGKTTTIRIITNLIRPDGGRVEVLGRTWDRDEVAIKSRLGYVPEDNQLYEEATGYWLGNFLGRYYPTWDDAFFRILLEKFHVPGNKTVKQLSKGNRTKLAVALALAHRPEVLILDEPTSGVDPVVRHTLVQELLEVIQDETRGVFFSSHIIEDIEKVADRVTYIAGGRIALAGDKETILEQWQELTFRLKDADLLRQVQRLVPYVKESGLEVAAVTGAYNPRLLQELRLLAVGEVTRRPLGLEEIMLILAGNERPKAEEA from the coding sequence TTGAGTGCAACGCAACCGCTTATCCGCCTGTCGGGAGTAAGCAAGGGGTATCCCGGTTTCCAGCTCCAGGACATTAACCTGGAATTACCACCGGGATGTATCCTGGGCTTCGCCGGTCCCAACGGCGCCGGGAAGACTACCACCATCCGTATTATCACCAACCTGATCCGGCCGGACGGCGGCAGGGTAGAGGTGCTGGGGCGGACCTGGGACCGGGACGAGGTGGCCATCAAGTCCCGCCTGGGTTATGTCCCGGAGGATAACCAGCTGTACGAAGAAGCCACCGGTTACTGGCTGGGCAATTTCCTGGGCCGCTATTATCCCACCTGGGACGACGCCTTTTTCCGCATCCTGCTGGAAAAATTCCATGTTCCCGGCAATAAAACAGTCAAGCAGCTCTCCAAGGGCAACCGTACCAAGCTGGCGGTAGCCCTGGCCCTGGCCCACCGGCCCGAGGTTTTAATCCTGGATGAACCCACCTCCGGGGTGGATCCGGTGGTGCGTCATACCCTGGTGCAAGAACTGCTGGAAGTAATTCAGGACGAGACCCGGGGGGTGTTCTTTTCCTCCCATATTATCGAGGATATCGAGAAGGTGGCCGACCGGGTGACCTATATCGCAGGTGGCCGGATAGCCCTAGCCGGCGACAAGGAAACCATCTTGGAGCAGTGGCAGGAGCTTACTTTCCGGTTAAAAGACGCCGACCTGCTCCGGCAGGTGCAGCGCCTGGTGCCCTACGTTAAAGAAAGCGGCCTGGAGGTAGCGGCCGTTACCGGCGCTTACAACCCGCGCTTGCTGCAGGAACTGCGGCTTTTAGCGGTAGGCGAGGTTACCCGCCGGCCTTTGGGCCTGGAAGAGATTATGCTTATCCTGGCTGGTAACGAGCGGCCGAAGGCAGAGGAGGCTTAG
- a CDS encoding Uma2 family endonuclease, with product MSLTLAELAAGRKRYTYEDYCRLPEGSPYQLIGGELVMTPSPTPYHQMVSIKLELQMAGFVLDKGLGIVLDAPVDVYLDEEETYQPDIIFIANSRLDIIEEKRIKGAPDLVVEILSPGTGYYDLRSKYKVYEKSGVREYWIVDPQQKSVQVFCLRDGKFVLDQEAEQQGTVRSRVIAGLEVQVESIF from the coding sequence ATGAGCCTTACCCTGGCGGAACTGGCGGCAGGCCGGAAACGGTATACCTATGAGGATTATTGCCGCTTACCGGAAGGGTCACCCTATCAGTTAATCGGGGGGGAACTGGTAATGACGCCTTCACCGACACCCTATCACCAGATGGTATCCATAAAACTGGAATTACAAATGGCAGGATTTGTCCTGGATAAAGGACTGGGTATTGTTCTAGATGCCCCGGTTGATGTCTACCTGGATGAAGAAGAAACCTACCAACCGGACATTATTTTCATTGCCAACTCGAGGCTGGACATTATAGAAGAGAAGCGCATTAAAGGCGCCCCGGATCTGGTGGTGGAGATTCTTTCCCCCGGTACCGGCTATTACGACCTGCGCAGTAAATATAAGGTTTATGAAAAGAGTGGTGTCAGGGAATACTGGATTGTCGATCCCCAGCAAAAATCGGTGCAAGTCTTTTGTTTGCGGGACGGGAAGTTCGTCCTGGACCAGGAAGCGGAGCAGCAGGGGACGGTAAGGTCGCGGGTGATAGCCGGGTTGGAAGTGCAAGTAGAAAGTATCTTTTAG
- a CDS encoding GntR family transcriptional regulator — protein MLFSISPRNPVPLYQQIVEQIRAKILAGELPPGSQLPSIRELAKELTTSMITTKRAYLELEKEGLLITRPGLGTFVAGVRPEMVASLKQARVKEHLQAAIQEARRVGMQDQELRALLEELLEWGGEPPG, from the coding sequence ATGCTATTTTCCATTTCACCACGGAACCCGGTTCCCCTCTATCAGCAAATAGTGGAACAGATACGAGCCAAAATTTTGGCCGGTGAACTCCCCCCTGGCAGCCAGCTGCCCTCCATCCGCGAGCTGGCTAAAGAGCTGACCACCAGCATGATCACCACCAAACGCGCCTACCTGGAGCTGGAAAAGGAAGGCCTGCTTATTACCCGCCCGGGCCTGGGGACCTTTGTAGCCGGGGTCCGGCCGGAGATGGTAGCCTCCCTGAAGCAGGCCCGGGTAAAGGAACACCTCCAGGCCGCCATCCAGGAAGCCAGGCGGGTAGGTATGCAGGATCAAGAGCTCCGGGCACTCTTGGAGGAACTTCTTGAATGGGGAGGGGAACCACCAGGGTAA
- a CDS encoding tyrosine-type recombinase/integrase — translation MARKRGNNEGTISKRKDGRWCAAITVGRTEEGKQKRIFFYGKTRQEVADKLAKALNDIKQGTFVEPDKLTVGEWLDTWLNEYVKPHVRPTTWGGYEYIVRQHLKPALGKIRLKDLRPDHLQKLYNEKLAGGRVDGQGQLSNRTVRLMHVVIHAALKQAMKNQLVIRNVADATKPPSLKKKEIRVLSPEEQARFISILKDDRLGAAFLLDLATGLRRGELLGLRWRDVNLEEGTITINQSLVEVRTGNAEGKKTMLMFQEPKTKQSKRTIPIPKSILTELKAHKIRQDHEKSQAGPKYQDNDLVFATAEGKPINPRNFNRSFYRLVKKAGLPPINPHALRHTFATRLLEADEHPKVVQDLLGHSQISLTLDTYSHASMDLKRRAAEKLDKILEVKKNSSDETEE, via the coding sequence TTGGCAAGAAAACGCGGCAACAACGAAGGCACTATAAGCAAGCGCAAGGACGGGAGGTGGTGCGCGGCAATTACTGTGGGAAGAACAGAGGAAGGTAAGCAAAAAAGGATTTTTTTCTATGGTAAAACCAGGCAAGAAGTCGCTGATAAGTTGGCAAAAGCCTTAAATGATATTAAGCAGGGAACCTTCGTAGAACCGGATAAGTTAACTGTAGGGGAATGGCTGGATACTTGGCTTAATGAATACGTAAAGCCTCATGTTCGACCCACGACCTGGGGAGGGTATGAATATATTGTTCGCCAGCATCTTAAACCGGCTTTAGGAAAAATACGTTTGAAAGATTTACGGCCGGACCATTTACAAAAGCTGTATAATGAAAAGCTGGCGGGCGGGCGTGTTGACGGCCAGGGGCAGCTTTCTAACCGAACGGTGCGGCTTATGCATGTAGTTATACATGCAGCCCTCAAACAGGCTATGAAGAATCAATTAGTGATTCGCAATGTGGCCGACGCTACTAAACCGCCAAGTTTAAAGAAAAAAGAAATTCGGGTGCTTTCCCCCGAAGAACAGGCCAGGTTTATAAGCATTTTAAAGGATGATCGGTTAGGGGCGGCTTTCCTTTTGGATCTGGCCACCGGCTTGCGGCGTGGCGAACTTTTAGGGTTGCGCTGGCGGGACGTAAATCTCGAAGAAGGGACCATCACTATAAACCAGTCCTTGGTTGAAGTCAGGACCGGTAACGCAGAAGGTAAAAAGACTATGCTTATGTTCCAGGAGCCAAAGACCAAACAAAGCAAGCGGACGATACCAATTCCTAAAAGTATCTTGACAGAACTAAAAGCCCATAAGATCCGGCAGGATCATGAGAAATCGCAGGCAGGCCCGAAGTACCAAGATAACGATTTAGTTTTTGCCACGGCTGAAGGGAAGCCGATTAATCCTCGAAACTTTAATCGTAGTTTCTACCGATTGGTAAAGAAGGCCGGACTACCGCCTATAAATCCCCACGCTTTGAGGCATACCTTTGCCACCAGGTTGTTGGAAGCTGACGAACATCCTAAAGTAGTACAGGACCTACTGGGCCATTCCCAAATCAGCCTGACGTTGGATACTTATTCCCACGCGAGCATGGATCTGAAACGTCGGGCGGCCGAAAAACTTGATAAGATCCTAGAGGTAAAGAAAAATTCCTCCGACGAAACGGAGGAATAG
- a CDS encoding ABC-2 transporter permease yields the protein MWGLVTKDYYLLRRQAWWVLVLLFFSYFFGFRGGAAAVLTISSGITAYLLVLSSLSIEDKNNSLSFLRLLPMPARAIVDAKFMQLVLGGLLGEVCGLVIVAFISVTGLKTITGPEVIWGIISSLAIITIVYSPTLWLFFRFGMQAARIASFITWFAFWFGIVTLWQRFTIVTLWQKLYMGSMGPFPLSLVAAGVLLALLTVACFVFFLVLARRAFVRREMR from the coding sequence ATGTGGGGATTAGTAACGAAGGATTATTATCTCTTACGGCGGCAGGCCTGGTGGGTTTTAGTTCTGCTATTTTTTAGCTACTTTTTCGGCTTCCGTGGCGGAGCGGCGGCGGTCCTGACCATTAGCAGCGGGATCACCGCCTATCTCCTGGTCCTCAGTTCCCTGTCAATCGAGGATAAAAACAATAGTCTCAGCTTCTTACGGCTCTTACCCATGCCGGCCAGGGCGATAGTGGATGCCAAATTTATGCAACTGGTGCTGGGGGGTCTCCTGGGTGAAGTCTGTGGATTAGTTATAGTAGCCTTTATTAGTGTCACTGGCTTAAAAACAATTACCGGTCCGGAGGTCATTTGGGGCATTATCTCTTCCCTGGCTATTATTACTATTGTTTACAGTCCAACCCTGTGGCTATTCTTCCGTTTCGGTATGCAGGCTGCCAGGATCGCTTCCTTTATCACCTGGTTTGCCTTTTGGTTTGGCATCGTCACCCTCTGGCAAAGGTTTACCATCGTCACCCTCTGGCAAAAGCTCTACATGGGTTCTATGGGGCCGTTTCCTTTATCCCTGGTAGCAGCCGGGGTACTCCTGGCCTTGCTGACAGTGGCCTGCTTTGTCTTTTTCCTGGTCCTGGCCCGGCGGGCCTTTGTCCGCCGGGAGATGCGTTAG
- a CDS encoding ImmA/IrrE family metallo-endopeptidase, which translates to MAVVEKIIQKVNETVDKHGLLSPENLADKLFEAVLKVSMPNGKIRGVIYNNLLILNQNQPSWYLNGSIIHEIGHHELHAGINQMFYHNYTYFTNGRYELEADIYGLIYAIRWYEYGLEGFASNLYDFAKLLGFQPYAAHMLVEHCAQGKRLW; encoded by the coding sequence ATGGCTGTAGTGGAGAAAATAATCCAAAAAGTTAACGAAACTGTTGATAAACACGGGTTATTGAGTCCGGAGAATCTTGCAGATAAATTGTTCGAAGCTGTTTTAAAGGTTTCCATGCCCAACGGCAAAATTCGCGGGGTGATTTACAATAATCTTCTAATTTTAAATCAGAATCAACCTTCATGGTACTTGAACGGCTCAATAATCCATGAAATCGGCCATCACGAACTCCATGCCGGGATTAATCAAATGTTTTACCATAACTATACATATTTTACCAACGGCCGTTACGAACTAGAAGCTGACATTTACGGGCTTATCTATGCCATTCGCTGGTATGAATACGGGTTAGAAGGTTTCGCCAGCAATTTGTACGATTTCGCCAAACTGCTGGGGTTTCAACCCTATGCGGCTCACATGCTGGTAGAGCATTGTGCCCAAGGCAAACGGTTGTGGTGA